One window of the Cryptomeria japonica chromosome 7, Sugi_1.0, whole genome shotgun sequence genome contains the following:
- the LOC131040252 gene encoding uncharacterized protein LOC131040252 → MVISQSWSLWRQSNTERAANVKRMILDDTWWDRVEYLLSFTEPIMSMIRYTDMDHPCLGEVYDGIDSMIEKMKAIINAKEQDPKETFFKEVQSICVERWNKMTTPLHLLAFALTPKFYSDEMLAKPSRVPPYRDSEVNEGCRTALTKLFPDSETEDLMTSEFADFVASNGQSVSALRDKYKKDSHAWWYLNGHTSPNLQTLAIKVLSQVASSSSSERNWSTYSFIHSVKRNRLAASKAEELVYVHSNLRLLTHKQNEYKDGSTKFWDVDPERTDLDFSAATQSLLSGESDSQCAASASGSEAACGSSTLPTSSNVNDDVDLDLPSDPYDAIADY, encoded by the exons atggtaattagtcaaagttggtccctatggaggcaatccaatactgaaagggcagcaaatgtaaagcgcatgatcctagatgacacttggtgggatcgagtggaatatcttttgagtttcactgagcccatcatgagtatgatccgttatactgacatggatcacccatgtttgggagaggtatatgatggcattgactcgatgattgagaaaatgaaagccatcatcaatgcaaaagagcaagatcccaaagaaactttcttcaaagaggttcaatcaatttgtgttgagcgatggaacaaaatgaccaccccactacatcttcttgcatttgcattgactcccaaattttatagtgatgaaatgcttgctaagccatcaagggtaccaccatatagagattcagaAGTCAATGAAGGGTGTAGGACAGCACTTACTAAACTCTTCCCAGATTCTGAAACGGAGGATTTAATGAcaagtgagtttgctgattttgtagcctccaatggtcaaagtgtttccgctctccgtgacaagtataaaaaggattctcatgcttggtggtacctcaatggccatacatcaccaaaccttcaaactcttgcaatcaaagttttatcgcaa gttgctagttcctcttcatctgagcgaaattggagcacatactcctttatccactcagtgaaacgcaaccgactggcagcaagtaaggcagaagagctcgtttatgtgcattcaaacttgcgccttcttactcataaacaaaatgagtataaggatgggagcacaaagttttgggatgtagatccagagcgaactgatttggatttttcagctgccacacaatctttactttctggggagtctgatagccaatgtgctgctagtgcaagtggcagtgaggctgcatgtggttccagtactctacctacatcatctaatgtcaatgatgatgttgatcttgatcttcctagtgacccatatgatgctattgctgattattag